The Elusimicrobiota bacterium genome includes a region encoding these proteins:
- the ispG gene encoding (E)-4-hydroxy-3-methylbut-2-enyl-diphosphate synthase: MPLPPYCPDPFSYKRRLTRAVAVGKVLLGANNPLRLQSMTTTDTLDVVASVAQTARLAQAGCEIVRLTAPTVEAARALEGIKTGLIQKGVDIPLVADIHFQPEAAMTAADFVEKIRINPGNFPQDRFPPLVDKLKSLKRSLRIGVNHGSLSERIKSRYGDTPQGMVESALEFARLCEKQDFHEVVFSMKASNVKVMIAAYRLLAARMAQAGMDYPFHLGVTEAGEGEDGRIKSAIGIGSLLEDGIGDTIRVSLTEEPEAEIPVCGALAARFRNRKPAKSSAKGRYCDPYSYTRRTSRKTTIAGFAVGGETDVRVVSQPVKAEEMELNSSALRQTPEFVEAETADKALSLAQRKGAPLVGLVGKDPSLLLREYRLLAAEATGLAIHIRAPRAADDQRQILEASTLIGALLCDGIGDTVEIDTGWRPARELSLAYNILQAAGVRLSKTEFVSCPGCGRTLYDLQAATASVKRQLGHLKGLKIAVMGCIVNGPGEMADADFGYVGGAPGRINLYVGKRCVRKGVPERLAVQALKDLIKQNGKWRD, from the coding sequence ATGCCCCTCCCGCCGTACTGCCCCGACCCTTTCTCCTACAAACGCCGTCTGACCCGCGCCGTGGCCGTGGGCAAGGTCCTCCTCGGCGCAAACAACCCCTTGCGCCTCCAGTCCATGACCACCACCGACACCCTCGACGTCGTAGCCTCGGTGGCCCAGACCGCGCGCCTGGCCCAAGCCGGCTGCGAGATCGTCCGCCTCACCGCCCCCACCGTCGAAGCCGCCCGGGCCCTGGAAGGCATCAAGACCGGTCTCATACAAAAAGGCGTCGACATCCCACTAGTCGCCGACATTCACTTCCAACCCGAAGCCGCCATGACCGCCGCCGACTTCGTGGAGAAGATCCGCATCAACCCCGGCAATTTCCCCCAGGACCGCTTCCCCCCCCTCGTAGACAAACTCAAAAGCCTCAAACGCAGCCTGCGCATCGGCGTCAACCACGGCTCGCTTTCAGAGCGCATCAAGAGCCGGTACGGCGACACACCACAAGGAATGGTCGAAAGCGCCCTCGAGTTCGCGCGCCTCTGCGAGAAGCAGGACTTTCACGAGGTCGTCTTCTCCATGAAGGCCTCCAATGTCAAAGTCATGATCGCCGCCTACCGCCTCTTGGCCGCGCGCATGGCCCAAGCCGGCATGGACTACCCCTTTCATCTAGGAGTCACCGAAGCCGGCGAAGGCGAAGACGGCCGCATCAAATCAGCCATCGGCATCGGCAGCTTGTTGGAGGATGGGATCGGGGACACCATACGAGTCTCTCTGACAGAAGAGCCCGAAGCCGAGATACCAGTCTGCGGAGCCCTGGCCGCACGATTCCGGAACCGCAAGCCCGCCAAGTCCAGCGCCAAAGGCAGATACTGCGACCCCTACAGCTACACAAGACGGACCAGCCGCAAGACCACCATCGCAGGCTTTGCCGTCGGAGGCGAAACAGACGTCCGCGTCGTCAGCCAGCCGGTCAAGGCCGAAGAGATGGAGCTCAACTCCTCTGCGCTTCGGCAAACCCCTGAGTTCGTGGAGGCAGAGACGGCTGACAAAGCTCTCAGCCTAGCCCAGCGCAAAGGAGCGCCGCTGGTCGGCCTCGTCGGCAAAGACCCCAGCCTGCTCCTGCGCGAGTACCGCCTCCTCGCCGCAGAGGCAACAGGGCTGGCCATCCATATCCGCGCCCCGCGCGCCGCAGACGACCAGCGCCAGATCCTCGAAGCCTCGACCTTGATAGGCGCCTTGCTCTGCGACGGCATCGGCGACACCGTGGAGATAGACACAGGCTGGCGGCCTGCGCGAGAACTCTCCCTCGCCTACAACATCCTCCAGGCCGCCGGGGTCCGCCTGAGCAAGACCGAGTTCGTCTCCTGCCCAGGCTGCGGCCGCACCCTCTACGACCTCCAGGCCGCCACGGCCAGCGTCAAGCGCCAGCTCGGCCACCTCAAAGGCCTCAAGATCGCGGTCATGGGCTGCATCGTCAACGGGCCGGGCGAGATGGCGGACGCCGACTTCGGCTACGTCGGCGGAGCCCCC
- a CDS encoding amidohydrolase family protein, with product MIGLIRCADKRFRSIIISLLLGMLVSASPSLAADLALVGGKIYPSPTEPPIDDGTILVHDERIYAVGPSSKVKPPRGATVLACKGTVVTAGFWNSHVHFLTKGLLNAERLPADRLSAQLEQMLTHWGFTTVFDVASVLDNTNAIRRRIASGEVRGPRIFTVGDPFYPKGGTPHYVQELLAANHIPSEEVQSATQAVARVRRQIDAGADGVKIFTGSLAGSGRILPMPMRIVKAIVTQAHHAGKPAFAHPSNIQGIEIALRNGVDVLAHTAPLSQHWPPDLINRMKAKRMALIPTLTLWEVEGRERGQSPEDIRTALDLAIEQLKDYSEAGGQILFGTDVGYTHHPNTAKEFALMSRAGLSFQQVLASLTTNPAQRFRCSRQSGRIAKGMQADLVVLKGDPAKAFAAFSRVRYTIRNGKVIYAAQ from the coding sequence ATGATCGGCCTGATCCGGTGCGCTGACAAGCGATTCCGAAGCATCATCATCTCGCTGCTACTGGGGATGCTGGTCTCCGCCAGCCCAAGCCTCGCCGCTGACCTGGCTCTGGTCGGAGGGAAGATCTACCCGTCGCCCACCGAGCCGCCGATCGACGACGGCACCATCCTCGTGCATGACGAGCGCATCTATGCTGTCGGCCCCAGCTCCAAGGTCAAGCCGCCCCGGGGCGCCACGGTACTCGCCTGCAAAGGGACGGTCGTCACCGCGGGATTCTGGAACAGCCACGTGCATTTCCTCACCAAAGGACTGCTGAACGCAGAGAGACTCCCAGCCGATCGACTCTCCGCGCAACTGGAGCAGATGCTCACCCACTGGGGTTTCACGACTGTCTTCGACGTCGCCTCTGTCCTCGACAACACCAACGCCATCCGGCGGCGCATAGCCAGCGGCGAAGTGCGCGGCCCGCGCATATTCACCGTCGGCGATCCCTTCTATCCCAAAGGCGGGACTCCCCATTATGTGCAGGAGCTGCTTGCGGCCAACCACATCCCGTCGGAGGAGGTGCAGTCCGCGACGCAGGCCGTGGCGCGCGTGCGCCGGCAGATCGACGCCGGGGCCGACGGCGTAAAGATCTTCACCGGCTCGCTGGCGGGGAGCGGGAGAATCCTGCCCATGCCGATGAGGATAGTCAAAGCCATAGTCACGCAGGCCCACCACGCCGGAAAGCCCGCTTTCGCGCATCCCTCCAATATCCAGGGCATCGAGATAGCCTTGCGAAACGGCGTCGACGTTCTGGCTCATACCGCCCCTTTGAGCCAGCACTGGCCTCCGGACCTGATCAATCGCATGAAGGCCAAGCGCATGGCGCTGATCCCGACTCTGACCCTGTGGGAAGTGGAAGGCAGGGAACGCGGCCAATCCCCCGAGGATATCCGGACGGCACTCGACCTGGCCATCGAGCAACTGAAGGACTATTCCGAGGCTGGCGGACAGATCCTCTTCGGCACCGACGTGGGCTATACCCATCATCCCAATACCGCCAAGGAGTTCGCGCTGATGTCGCGCGCGGGCTTGAGCTTCCAGCAGGTGCTCGCTTCGCTGACCACGAACCCCGCCCAGCGTTTCAGATGCTCGCGTCAAAGCGGACGGATAGCCAAGGGGATGCAGGCAGATCTGGTGGTACTGAAGGGTGATCCCGCCAAGGCTTTTGCCGCATTCTCAAGAGTCCGGTACACCATCCGCAACGGCAAGGTGATCTACGCCGCGCAATAG
- a CDS encoding cupin domain-containing protein, translated as MKIIVRKPTEAERKTASAWPIWTKEESTFPWHYDDQETCLILGGEVTVKAGSEEVSFGAGDWVVFPKDLDCAWTIRKAVRKHYKFG; from the coding sequence ATGAAGATCATCGTGCGCAAACCCACTGAAGCTGAGCGCAAGACCGCCTCGGCCTGGCCCATCTGGACCAAGGAAGAGTCGACCTTCCCCTGGCATTACGACGACCAGGAGACCTGCCTCATCCTCGGAGGCGAGGTCACGGTCAAAGCCGGCAGCGAAGAAGTCTCTTTCGGCGCCGGCGACTGGGTCGTCTTCCCCAAAGACCTCGACTGCGCCTGGACCATCCGGAAAGCGGTGCGCAAGCACTACAAGTTCGGGTAG
- a CDS encoding response regulator, giving the protein MNQNASDQELRILMLEDDASDAELADRALRQAGIRFSMVRVEDREAFVKVLQASPPDLMLIDYNLPSMNGLDALAIARQRCPDVPFIFVSGTMGEELAIDTLKQGATDYVLKARLSRLAPAVGRALEEARLRAEQRLAEAALQESADQYRAMVETTGTGYVIVDLEGKVLGANPEYVRMTGRRTLDEIRGRSVLEWTAEHAKAKNTQAVAQCAKEGRILDFEVDYADERGRITPVEINATVVTANGVAQIMALCRDISERRKGEAERARLLESEQKARAEAEAASRAKDEFLALVSHELRTPITAIMGWNWLLRSGELSPPESKRALEVIDRSMQTEKQIIDELLDVSSMVRRQLSLKKQTMDLGKLVAETAAGFQAELRAKSLRLVCEPAAGLLVEGDARRLGQVFWNLVSNAVKFTPEGGTVTVLARRAEGRVLVSVEDTGPGISPEFYGKLFELFGQQEASLTRVHGGLGLGLAIVKHLVDLHGGAVSVAPPVPGRGASISVSLPLAAVPPGGPPPELTDADSKAAASSRSPGSLSGVRILVVDDDDDTRNMIASVLEHCGAKAQGAASAAEAFSAFRASRPDMVISDIAMPEEDGYSLMRRIRALRPQEGGQVPAAALTAYATAQNRAEALRAGFQIYLPKPVDPEELVAVARTLAGKSKAP; this is encoded by the coding sequence TTGAATCAGAACGCTAGCGACCAAGAGCTCCGGATCCTGATGCTGGAGGACGACGCCTCGGACGCCGAACTGGCGGACCGGGCGCTGCGCCAAGCCGGGATCAGATTCTCCATGGTCCGGGTGGAAGACCGGGAAGCCTTCGTCAAAGTCCTGCAGGCCTCCCCGCCGGACCTCATGCTGATAGACTACAACCTCCCCTCCATGAACGGCCTGGATGCTCTGGCCATCGCGCGCCAGCGCTGCCCGGACGTGCCTTTCATCTTCGTCTCGGGGACCATGGGCGAGGAATTGGCCATCGACACGCTCAAGCAGGGCGCGACCGACTACGTGCTGAAGGCGCGGCTCTCCCGGCTGGCACCGGCCGTGGGGCGCGCCCTGGAGGAGGCCCGGCTGCGCGCGGAACAGCGGCTGGCGGAGGCCGCTTTGCAGGAGAGCGCGGACCAATACCGCGCTATGGTCGAGACCACCGGGACCGGCTACGTCATCGTCGACCTGGAGGGCAAGGTCCTGGGCGCCAACCCGGAGTACGTGCGCATGACCGGCCGCCGCACGCTCGACGAGATACGCGGCCGCAGCGTCCTGGAGTGGACGGCCGAGCACGCCAAGGCCAAGAACACCCAGGCGGTCGCGCAGTGCGCCAAGGAGGGCCGGATCCTGGATTTCGAGGTGGACTATGCGGACGAGCGCGGCCGCATAACCCCCGTGGAGATCAACGCGACGGTGGTCACCGCCAACGGGGTCGCGCAGATCATGGCCCTATGCCGCGACATCTCCGAGCGCCGCAAGGGGGAGGCGGAGCGGGCGCGCCTGCTGGAATCGGAACAGAAGGCCCGCGCCGAGGCCGAGGCCGCCAGCCGGGCCAAGGACGAGTTCCTGGCCCTGGTGTCCCATGAGCTGCGCACGCCCATAACCGCCATCATGGGCTGGAACTGGCTGCTGCGCTCGGGCGAGCTGAGCCCGCCCGAGAGCAAGCGCGCCCTGGAGGTCATCGACCGCAGCATGCAGACCGAGAAGCAGATCATCGACGAGCTCCTCGACGTCTCCAGCATGGTGCGCCGACAGTTGAGCCTCAAGAAGCAGACCATGGACCTGGGCAAGCTGGTGGCGGAGACCGCGGCCGGCTTCCAGGCCGAGCTGCGGGCCAAGTCCCTGCGCCTGGTCTGCGAGCCCGCGGCGGGACTGCTCGTGGAGGGCGACGCCAGGCGCCTGGGCCAGGTCTTCTGGAACCTCGTCTCCAACGCGGTGAAGTTCACCCCGGAGGGAGGCACGGTGACGGTCCTGGCTCGCCGCGCCGAGGGCCGGGTCCTGGTCTCGGTCGAGGACACCGGACCCGGGATCAGCCCCGAATTCTACGGGAAGCTCTTCGAGCTGTTCGGCCAGCAGGAGGCCTCCCTGACGCGCGTGCACGGGGGGCTGGGCCTGGGCCTGGCCATCGTCAAGCATCTCGTCGATCTGCACGGCGGCGCGGTCTCGGTCGCCCCCCCGGTTCCCGGGCGGGGCGCCAGCATATCCGTGTCTTTGCCGCTCGCCGCGGTGCCGCCGGGTGGGCCGCCTCCCGAGCTCACCGACGCCGACTCCAAGGCCGCGGCCTCCTCCCGTTCTCCGGGGTCCCTGAGCGGAGTCCGCATCCTCGTCGTGGACGACGACGACGACACCCGCAACATGATCGCCTCGGTCCTGGAGCACTGCGGCGCCAAGGCTCAGGGCGCCGCGTCGGCGGCCGAGGCCTTCTCCGCCTTCAGGGCGAGCCGGCCGGACATGGTCATCTCCGACATCGCCATGCCCGAAGAGGACGGCTATTCCCTGATGCGCCGCATCCGCGCCCTGCGGCCCCAAGAGGGAGGGCAAGTCCCGGCCGCGGCGCTCACCGCGTACGCGACCGCGCAGAACCGGGCCGAGGCCCTGCGCGCCGGGTTCCAGATCTACCTGCCCAAGCCCGTGGACCCGGAGGAGCTGGTGGCCGTGGCGCGCACCTTGGCCGGCAAGTCCAAGGCCCCGTGA
- a CDS encoding response regulator has product MNTKMILLVEDNPDDEALTLRAFKRHNLANEVVVARDGAEALEWLFATGRHAGRDAGVVPAVVLLDLKLPRLDGLEVLRRIRGDARTRNLPVVILTSSKEDQDIISSYQLGANSYVRKPVEFESFMEAVGRLGLYWMLLNESLPSRRNA; this is encoded by the coding sequence ATGAACACGAAGATGATCCTGCTCGTCGAAGACAATCCGGACGACGAGGCCCTGACTTTGCGCGCCTTCAAGAGACACAACCTCGCCAACGAGGTCGTCGTGGCGAGGGACGGGGCCGAGGCCCTGGAATGGCTCTTCGCCACGGGCCGGCACGCCGGGAGGGACGCCGGCGTCGTGCCGGCGGTCGTCTTGCTGGACCTCAAGCTGCCCAGGCTCGACGGCCTGGAGGTGCTGCGGCGGATCCGCGGCGACGCCCGGACCCGGAACCTGCCGGTGGTCATCCTCACGTCCTCCAAGGAGGACCAGGACATCATCAGCAGCTACCAGCTTGGGGCCAACAGCTACGTGCGCAAGCCGGTGGAGTTCGAGAGCTTCATGGAGGCGGTCGGCCGGCTCGGCCTTTATTGGATGCTCCTCAACGAATCCCTTCCGTCGCGGAGGAACGCTTGA
- a CDS encoding ATP-binding protein yields MDKEPRILMLEDDPSDAELADRALRQAGLRFSMDRVADREAFVKALQAPPPDLMLIDYNLPAINGQEALALARQHCPGVPFIFVSGIMGEELAVDTLKQGATDYVLKARLSRLAPAVRRALEEARLRAERRRAEAALQESADQYRAMVETTGTGYVIVDLEGRVLGANPEYVRMTGRRALDEIRGRSVLGWTADHAKAKNAQAVAQCAKEGRIRNLEIDYVDPRGRITPVEINATVVTANGVAQILALCRDISERRKAEAERARLLESEQKARAEAEAASRAKDEFLALVSHELRTPITAIMGWNWLLRSGELSPPERKRALEVIDRSMQTEKQIIDELLDVSSMVRRQLSLKKQTLDLGKLVAETAAGFQAELRAKSLRLVCAPAAGLLMEGDPRRLRQVFWNLVSNAVKFTPEGGTVTVLARRAEGQVLVSVEDTGPGIGPEFYGQLFELFRQQEACLTRVHGGLGLGLAIVKHLVDLHGGAVSVAPPVPGRGARIGVSLPLAPRGRDYLSRVRGGTRRLARMIDGFLKLSRAGRAELQRKPMDLGALARDAVTDLRRSNPGRDVEFTAAGDLRAEGDGALLRIVLDNLLGNAWKFTAKTAQAKVEFGVVPSGDERAFCVRDNGAGFDASRAGKLFGAFQRLHGSAEFPGSGIGLATVRRIIHRHGGRVWAEGEVGKGAAVYFTLPSRPDPEGP; encoded by the coding sequence ATGGACAAAGAGCCCCGGATCCTGATGCTGGAGGACGACCCCTCGGACGCCGAGCTGGCGGACCGGGCGCTGCGCCAGGCGGGGCTGAGATTCTCCATGGACCGGGTGGCGGACCGGGAAGCCTTCGTCAAAGCCCTGCAGGCCCCCCCTCCGGACCTCATGCTGATCGACTACAATCTCCCCGCCATCAACGGCCAGGAGGCACTGGCGCTCGCGCGCCAGCATTGCCCGGGCGTGCCTTTCATCTTCGTCTCGGGGATCATGGGCGAGGAATTGGCCGTCGACACGCTCAAGCAGGGCGCGACCGACTACGTGCTGAAGGCGAGGCTCTCCCGGCTGGCGCCGGCCGTGCGGCGCGCCCTGGAGGAGGCCCGGCTGCGCGCGGAGCGGCGGCGGGCGGAGGCGGCTTTGCAGGAGAGCGCGGACCAATACCGCGCCATGGTCGAGACCACCGGGACTGGCTACGTCATCGTCGATTTGGAAGGCAGGGTCCTGGGCGCCAACCCGGAATACGTGCGCATGACCGGCCGCCGCGCGCTCGACGAGATCCGCGGCCGCAGCGTCCTGGGGTGGACGGCCGACCACGCCAAGGCCAAGAACGCCCAGGCGGTCGCGCAGTGCGCCAAGGAGGGCCGGATCCGGAATTTGGAGATCGACTACGTGGACCCCCGCGGCCGCATAACGCCCGTGGAGATCAACGCGACGGTGGTCACCGCCAACGGGGTCGCGCAGATCCTGGCCCTATGCCGCGACATCTCCGAGCGCCGCAAGGCGGAGGCTGAGCGGGCGCGCCTGCTGGAATCGGAACAGAAGGCCCGCGCCGAGGCCGAGGCCGCCAGTCGGGCCAAGGACGAGTTCCTCGCCCTGGTGTCCCATGAGCTGCGCACGCCCATAACCGCCATCATGGGCTGGAACTGGCTGCTGCGCTCGGGCGAGCTGAGCCCGCCCGAGCGCAAGCGCGCCCTGGAGGTCATCGACCGCAGCATGCAGACCGAGAAGCAGATCATCGACGAGCTCCTCGACGTCTCCAGCATGGTGCGCCGCCAGCTGAGCCTCAAGAAGCAGACCTTGGACCTGGGCAAGCTGGTGGCGGAGACCGCGGCCGGCTTCCAGGCCGAGCTGCGGGCCAAGTCCCTGCGCCTGGTCTGCGCGCCCGCGGCGGGACTGCTCATGGAGGGCGACCCCAGGCGCCTGCGCCAGGTCTTCTGGAACCTCGTCTCCAACGCGGTGAAGTTCACCCCGGAGGGAGGCACGGTGACGGTCCTGGCTCGCCGAGCCGAGGGCCAGGTCCTGGTCTCGGTCGAGGACACCGGACCCGGGATCGGCCCCGAGTTCTACGGGCAGCTCTTCGAGCTGTTCCGCCAACAGGAGGCCTGCCTGACGCGCGTGCACGGGGGGCTGGGCCTGGGCCTGGCCATCGTCAAGCATCTCGTCGATCTGCACGGCGGCGCGGTCTCGGTCGCCCCCCCGGTCCCCGGGCGGGGCGCCAGGATCGGCGTGTCTTTGCCGCTCGCCCCGCGGGGCCGGGACTACTTGTCCCGGGTGCGCGGAGGAACCCGGCGGCTGGCCCGGATGATCGACGGCTTCCTCAAGCTGTCGCGCGCGGGCCGCGCCGAGCTGCAGCGCAAGCCCATGGACCTCGGGGCCCTGGCCCGGGACGCGGTGACGGATCTGCGCCGGTCGAACCCGGGCCGGGACGTCGAGTTCACGGCGGCGGGCGACCTGCGCGCGGAAGGCGACGGCGCGTTGCTGCGGATCGTGCTCGACAACCTCCTGGGTAACGCCTGGAAGTTCACCGCGAAGACGGCCCAGGCCAAAGTCGAGTTCGGCGTGGTCCCGAGCGGGGACGAGCGGGCCTTCTGCGTGCGCGACAACGGGGCCGGCTTCGACGCCTCCCGGGCGGGCAAGCTCTTCGGCGCCTTCCAGCGCCTGCACGGCAGCGCCGAGTTCCCGGGCTCGGGCATCGGCCTGGCCACGGTGCGGCGCATCATCCACCGGCACGGCGGCCGTGTGTGGGCCGAGGGCGAGGTCGGCAAGGGCGCGGCCGTCTACTTCACTTTGCCCTCGCGCCCGGACCCGGAGGGCCCATGA
- a CDS encoding response regulator: MSRKVILLVEDNPDDEALTLRAFKKHNLANEVVVARDGAEALEWLFAAGRHAGRDAGVVPAVVLMDLKLPRLDGLEVLRRIRGDARTRNLPVVILTSSKEDQDVIGSYALGANSYVRKPVEFESFMEAVGRLGLYWMLLNDPIPSVRNA; encoded by the coding sequence ATGAGCCGGAAGGTGATCCTGCTCGTCGAGGACAACCCCGACGACGAGGCGCTGACCCTGCGGGCCTTCAAGAAGCACAACCTCGCCAACGAGGTTGTCGTGGCGAGGGACGGGGCCGAGGCCCTGGAATGGCTCTTCGCCGCGGGCCGGCACGCCGGGAGGGACGCCGGCGTCGTGCCGGCGGTCGTCCTGATGGACCTCAAGCTGCCCAGGCTCGACGGCCTGGAGGTGCTCCGGCGCATCCGCGGCGACGCCCGGACCCGGAACCTGCCGGTGGTCATCCTCACGTCCTCCAAGGAGGACCAGGACGTCATCGGCAGCTACGCGCTGGGCGCCAACAGCTACGTGCGCAAGCCTGTTGAGTTCGAGAGCTTCATGGAGGCGGTCGGTCGGCTCGGCCTCTATTGGATGCTGCTCAACGACCCCATTCCTTCGGTGAGGAATGCCTGA
- a CDS encoding PAS domain S-box protein, whose translation MKNRAPAGEKTQAVQLFARLLDFTQDGVYRYTFAEGKILFANSGFIRILDLDFAPGEVAGKLLRDLMTYTEEPGTIRKHADLKGKIHNFEYHFKTLKGADRWVLHDSFVTADPKTGEKVVEAFVRDITERKRSEAALRDSEERLRFAREISGIGAWDLDLVDHTAFRSVEHDRIFGYAELLPKWTYEMFLEHVLPEDRALVDEKFRRATATESNWNFECRIRRTDGQVRWIWAAGRHQRNAAGAARRMAGIVQDITERKQAETALQASEKKFRAMAETSPLAIYLSTGIEQKASYINPRFIQVFGYTLEDVPTVGDWWPRAYPDEKYRQGIVEEWQSKVQRAIATGSTIEPLDVVVTCKDGTKKNILWGFTSAGDMNIAFGLDITERRKAEEALAAERQRLLVTLRSIGDGVISTDGQGRVTLLNAVAEALTGWSDPEARGKPLSEVFRIINEQTRRPAVDPVRRVLSDGRVQALANHTALVCRDGTERSISDSAAPIRDQDGKVIGVVLTFRDVTERRKSEEAVRESEERFRSLFENMRNGLAHCRVIFDGDRPQDVVYLAVNQAFEAQTGLKDVVGRKASEVIPGIWEADRGLLEVYGRVARTGVPEQLEIYLEALRQWFAISAYSPGRDHFVAVFDVITERKRAEEQVRRLNVELEERVAQRTALLKMAVEELEAFSYSVSHDLQAPLRAMDGFSQALLEDYPDQLDARGRDYLSRVRGGAQRMAQMIEGFLKLSRAGRAELQRKPVDLGALAREAVTELRRSNPGRDVEFTAVGDLRAEGDSALLRIVLDNLLGNAWKFTAKTAQAKVEFGAAPSGTELAFCVRDNGAGFDASQAGRLFGAFQRLHGSAEFPGSGIGLATVRRIIHRHGGRVWAEGEVGKGAAVYFTLPSRPDREGP comes from the coding sequence ATGAAGAATAGAGCCCCAGCCGGAGAGAAGACCCAGGCCGTGCAGCTCTTCGCCCGCCTGCTGGATTTCACCCAAGACGGCGTTTACCGCTACACCTTCGCCGAGGGGAAGATCCTGTTCGCCAACAGCGGCTTTATCCGCATCCTGGACCTGGACTTCGCCCCCGGGGAGGTGGCCGGCAAGCTCCTCCGGGACCTGATGACCTACACCGAGGAGCCGGGGACGATCCGAAAGCATGCCGACTTGAAAGGCAAGATCCATAATTTCGAGTACCACTTCAAGACGCTCAAAGGGGCGGACCGCTGGGTGCTCCACGACTCCTTCGTCACCGCGGACCCCAAGACCGGGGAGAAGGTGGTCGAGGCTTTTGTCCGGGACATCACCGAGCGCAAGCGGTCCGAGGCCGCGCTGCGCGACAGCGAGGAGCGGCTGCGCTTCGCGCGGGAGATCAGCGGCATCGGCGCCTGGGACCTCGATCTGGTGGACCATACCGCCTTCCGTTCTGTCGAACATGACCGCATCTTCGGTTACGCGGAGCTCCTCCCGAAGTGGACCTACGAGATGTTCCTCGAGCACGTGCTGCCGGAAGACCGCGCGCTGGTGGACGAGAAGTTCCGGCGCGCCACCGCGACGGAGAGCAACTGGAACTTCGAGTGCCGCATCCGCCGGACCGATGGTCAGGTGCGCTGGATCTGGGCGGCCGGGCGCCACCAGCGCAATGCCGCCGGCGCGGCGCGCCGCATGGCCGGGATCGTCCAGGACATAACGGAACGCAAGCAGGCGGAGACCGCGCTGCAGGCCAGCGAGAAGAAATTCAGAGCCATGGCCGAGACATCCCCCCTGGCCATCTACCTGTCGACCGGGATCGAACAGAAAGCCTCATACATCAATCCCAGGTTCATCCAGGTTTTCGGTTATACCCTGGAGGATGTGCCGACGGTCGGGGACTGGTGGCCGCGGGCATATCCCGATGAGAAGTACCGTCAGGGGATCGTCGAGGAATGGCAAAGCAAGGTCCAGCGGGCCATCGCTACAGGGTCGACCATCGAGCCGCTGGATGTGGTGGTCACCTGCAAGGATGGCACGAAGAAGAACATCCTGTGGGGGTTCACCTCCGCGGGCGACATGAACATCGCTTTCGGGCTGGACATCACCGAGCGCCGGAAGGCCGAGGAGGCCCTGGCCGCGGAGCGGCAGCGGCTGTTGGTCACCCTGCGCAGCATCGGCGACGGCGTCATCTCCACGGACGGCCAGGGCCGCGTGACCTTGCTCAACGCGGTGGCCGAGGCGCTCACGGGCTGGAGCGATCCCGAGGCGCGCGGCAAGCCCCTGTCCGAGGTCTTCCGCATCATCAACGAGCAGACCCGGCGGCCCGCCGTGGACCCCGTGCGCAGGGTGCTCTCCGATGGGCGCGTCCAGGCGCTGGCCAACCATACCGCGCTGGTCTGCCGGGACGGGACCGAGCGCAGCATTTCCGACAGCGCGGCGCCCATCCGGGACCAGGACGGCAAGGTCATCGGGGTGGTCCTGACCTTCCGGGACGTGACCGAGCGCAGGAAGTCCGAGGAGGCCGTCCGGGAGAGCGAGGAGCGCTTCCGCTCCCTGTTCGAGAACATGCGCAACGGGCTGGCCCACTGCCGGGTGATCTTCGACGGGGACCGGCCGCAGGACGTCGTCTATCTCGCGGTCAACCAGGCGTTCGAGGCCCAGACCGGGCTCAAGGACGTGGTGGGCCGCAAGGCCTCCGAGGTCATCCCGGGCATCTGGGAGGCCGATCGGGGGCTCCTGGAGGTCTACGGCCGGGTGGCGCGGACCGGGGTGCCGGAGCAGCTCGAAATCTACCTGGAGGCCCTGCGGCAGTGGTTCGCGATCTCGGCCTACAGCCCGGGCCGGGATCATTTCGTGGCCGTGTTCGACGTGATCACCGAGCGCAAGCGGGCGGAGGAGCAGGTCCGCAGGCTCAATGTCGAGCTTGAAGAGCGCGTGGCCCAGCGCACGGCCCTGCTCAAGATGGCCGTGGAGGAGTTGGAGGCCTTCAGCTACTCGGTCTCGCACGACCTGCAGGCGCCCCTGCGCGCCATGGACGGCTTCAGCCAGGCCCTCCTGGAGGACTATCCGGACCAGCTGGACGCGCGGGGCCGGGACTACCTGTCCCGGGTGCGCGGGGGAGCCCAGCGGATGGCCCAGATGATCGAAGGCTTCCTTAAGCTGTCGCGCGCTGGCCGCGCCGAGCTGCAGCGCAAGCCCGTGGACCTGGGCGCCCTGGCCCGGGAGGCGGTGACGGAGTTGCGCCGGTCGAACCCGGGCCGGGACGTCGAGTTCACGGCGGTCGGCGACCTGCGCGCGGAGGGCGACAGTGCGCTGCTGCGGATCGTGCTCGACAACCTCCTGGGCAACGCCTGGAAGTTCACCGCGAAGACGGCCCAGGCCAAAGTCGAGTTCGGCGCGGCGCCGAGCGGGACCGAGCTGGCCTTCTGCGTGCGCGACAACGGGGCCGGCTTCGACGCCTCCCAGGCGGGCCGGCTCTTCGGCGCCTTCCAGCGCCTGCACGGCAGCGCCGAGTTCCCGGGCTCGGGCATCGGTCTGGCCACGGTGCGGCGCATCATCCACCGGCACGGCGGCCGCGTGTGGGCCGAGGGCGAGGTCGGCAAGGGCGCGGCCGTCTACTTCACTTTGCCCTCGCGGCCGGACCGGGAGGGCCCATGA